A single region of the Labrus bergylta chromosome 10, fLabBer1.1, whole genome shotgun sequence genome encodes:
- the cuedc2 gene encoding CUE domain-containing protein 2, whose product MDLHKIIHNALHEFIQTFIPDADLSTLDDVLLSYITGVLEDLGSQQGVEENFDVEVFGEMLEAYIPGFAEIESVKVCEMMFSLASKLATARITADEQNGVSKAKTEEISLKLTTMSTEPPPGRETQCLKNQTEGATAKLPVSEWEAQEQHLLEMFPKCSLSEARSALSIAKGDMEEAVRLIIEGDVQLSPSPLNVNQGKSIPPQADHKLKESILEKYMLVDREDDKKTHRPVAPKDAPKKLVRYHSNQVVTTKGERYQLVNTNETEDMKKTYVNLKPARKYRFH is encoded by the exons CACGCTGGATGATGTTCTTCTGTCTTACATCACTGGAGTCTTGGAGGATCTTGGCTCTCAGCAGGGTGTTGAGGAAAACTTTGATGTGGAGGTCTTTGGAGAGATGCTAGAAGCTTATATACCTGGCTTTGCCGAAATTGAGAG tgTCAAGGTCTGTGAGATGATGTTCAGCCTGGCTTCAAAACTCGCCACTGCACGGATTACAG CTGATGAACAAAATGGTGTATCTAAAGCAAAGACAGAAGAAATTTCACTGAAACTGACCACCATGTCGACTGAACCTCCACCTGGAAGAGAAACGCAGTGCCTTAAAAATCAGACAGAGGGCGCCACTGCCAAG CTACCAGTGTCTGAGTGGGAGGCTCAGGAGCAGCACCTCTTGGAGATGTTTCCAAAATGCAGTCTGTCTGAGGCTCGCAGTGCTCTGTCTATTGCCAAAGGAGACATGGAGGAAGCTGTGCGCCTTATCATAGAGGGCGACGTCCAACTCAGCCCATCTCCTCTTAAT GTCAACCAAGGGAAGAGTATTCCCCCCCAGGCAGACCACAAACTTAAAGAGAGCATCCTTGAAAA GTACATGTTAGTGGACAGGgaggatgacaaaaaaacacaccggCCTGTCGCCCCCAAAGAT GCTCCAAAGAAGCTGGTTCGTTACCATAGTAACCAGGTGGTCACCACAAAAGGGGAGCGATATCAGCTCGTTAACACCAACGAGACAGAGGACATGAAGAAGACGTATGTCAACCTCAAGCCTGCAAGAAAGTACAGATTCCATTGA